In the genome of Luteitalea pratensis, the window GGCGAGCACGATTACCGCGTCTCGCCCCTGGCGCTTCCCGACCCTGCTCGTCCCAGCACGCTCGACGCCTTGCGCGACGTACCGGCGATTGCGCTCTTCCTCGTCCGCGCGAAGGCTGCAGACCACGACTTCTCGTTTACTGCCGCGAATGCGTCTGCCATCGCGGAAATCTGCTGTCGCCTCGATGGGCTTCCCCTCGGCATCGAACTGGCGGCCGCGCACATCACCACCCTTCCGCCGCTTGTCATGCTGGCGCGGTTGCGCAACCGGCTGGATCTCCCCCAGAGCGGCTATCGGGACGTGCCGTCGCGGCAGCAGACGCTGCGCAATGCCCTCGACTGGAGTTACGACCTGCTCGCTCCCGCCGAGCAGCGGTTGTTTCGCCGGATCTCGGTCTTCGCCGGTGGTTGCACGCTGGAGGGCGTCGAGGCCGTGTGCAATGCGGCGCACGACCTGGGAGTGGACGCCATGGTTGGCGTCTCGTCGCTGATCGCCCGGAGCCAGCTGCGCGAGCTGCGTCAACGCGGTGAGCCTCGGTTCACCTCGCTCGAGACAATCCGCGAGTACGGGCTCGAGCTGCTTGCCGGCAGCGGTGAGGAGGCTGTGGTGAGGCGCGCCCACGCCGCGTATTGCCTCGTCCTCGCCGAGGAAGGCCACGCCGCGATCACGGACGAGGAACGTAGCGGCTGGCTCGAGCTGTGCACCCTCGAGCGGGAGAACTTTCGTGCAGCCCTTGCGTTTCTCATCGCCGGGGACCATGCCGAGTGGGCGCAGCGGCTCGGCGTGGCGCTCCACGCGCTCTGGGACCGACCGGATCACCTCTCCGAGGGACGGGCGCAGTTGGCGGCGATCCTCCGGCTAGGCAACCCCCAAGCGCGTCAATCCCGGACCTGGGTGAACGCGGCGGTCTATGCCGCTGGGCTGGCTGCCGTGCAGGGCGACTTCGAGTCGACGCGAGCCCTGCACCATGCGGCGCTGGAAGTCTCTCGGGTACTGGACGACCCGAAGGGCGTGATCAACGGCCTCACTGGACTGGGGTTTGCCGAGCGTGGTCTGGGAAATCATGTCGCCGCGCGGTCATGGTTCGAGCAGGCTCTGGCCGCCAGCCGGCACATGGACGACGCGTGGCGGATCGCTGCGGCACTGAGCAATCTCGCGCGGGTGCTCGCCGATCTGGAGCAACGCTCCGCGGCCGCGGCAGTGCTGCATGAGGCGGCCCGGACTTTTGCCAGGATCGATGACTCGAACGGCGCGGGCTGGGCGTTCCACCAACTCGGCGAGATCGCCCACCATGCGGGCGATTTGGAGGAGGCAAAAGAAGCCTACGAGCGGGGTCTTGCGTTGTTTCAGCGGCTGGGCCACGAGTGGGGAATCGCGAGGTGCTGCCTCGACCTCGGATATCTCGCGTGCGAGCAGGCCGATCGCGCTGCCGCGTCGGCGGCCTTTGCCGAGGCACTGCGCCTTCTCCACGCGCTGCAGCATCGCCGAGGCATCATCCAGGCGCTCGAGGGATGTGCGCTGCTGAGCGTTCTCGAAGACGATCCGGTGCGGGCCGTGACGATGGCCGGGGCGACGGCAGCCATGCGCCGTGCCAGCAACCTGCCGTCCGTGAAGACGCGCATCAGCAAGCTGCGCGATGACGCCGTCTCGCGGGCGTGGACGCGGATCGACGAACGCGCGGCGAGATGCGCCTGGGACGCCGGCGCGCTGCTCTCTCTGGAGGCGCTGGTTGCGTTGGCCTTGGACGGGCGCCGGGTGCCAGGACCGCCACCTACTGAAAATTCGTCGGATCGAGCAGGCGTCTTACCGCCGTCACACGATCAGCCCGGAAGCCGCCACGTCGGGCGTGCTCCAGCACCAGTGACTCATCCGGTGCGTAGTAGATGCAGTAGATCTTGTCGTCGGTGACGTAACCCTGGATCCACTGTGTCTCCGGGCCCAACTCCCGTAGCACCTGCAACGACTTGAGCGAATCCTCGCGAATCTGGTCGTCCGATGGTACCTGGCCGGGCGACAGGTCGCGTTCGATGACGAATTTCGGCATGTTGTTCACTCTGTCTTGACTGAGATGTGGGCGCTCATGGCAGGACGCTGCCGGTGCAAAGGACTGGGGCCGCCAACGGCTTCATATATGAGTTTCCTCGCTCAGCGCAATGAGCACGTGCCGCGGTTCGGTAGTCGTTCGCGGCCGCGGACACCGACGACGGAAACATGTCCGGCACGTGCCCTCGCCATGGCTTGGAGTTTCACCGTGTGCTCCTATGGCCGACACCCGGACCGAATCTCAGAACGACACCGTCTGCCGACCGGGCCGCATGGCGATCTGCTTTCCGTTCCATGCAAAGACACCCTCGAGCCCCTGCGGGAGGGTCACCTCACCGCGCAGACCACCACCCGCGGTCCGGGCCAGCGTCACGGAGATTGTCCCAGCAGGATGGGGCACGCGTCCCTCGACGCGCTGCAGTGGGCCGAGGTGGGGCTCGATGCGCACTCTCTTGAATCCGGGCTCCGCCGGCCGTACACCGACGACAGTGGCCAGGAGGCCATAGTTGGGGTGCGCGCTCCATGCGTGCGAGTCGGAGCGCGTCGGTTCTGGCGTCTCGGGAACCGTGGTCAGGCCGAGGTCCAGCATCCCGCGCCAGGGCACGAGTTGCTCGACGTAACGGTCACCGAGTCCCGCCTTCCTGAGCGCCTCGAACTGGTAGTAGCTGAAGTAGTAGGTCGATTGCGTGAGCGTCGTGTCCGACAGCACGCGCTCCATGAGCGCGGCCTGGTCGCCAGCCGCCACGGCGTCAGTGAGCACGGCCATGACGTTCGCCTGCTGGCTGTACGTGGTGCCACCCGGCGTGTCCCGGAACAGCCCCTTGGCCTGATCCCACGATCGCTGGCGCACGGCGTCGCGGACCTTCCGAGCGAGGCTGCGGTAATGGTCGGCCAGCCCGGGCACGCCCAGCGCCTGCTCCAACTCGGCGGCGCGATCGAGGGCGTAGACGAATTGCAGCGAGATCACCGTCGAGTGCCCCTCCGAGCCACCGGGCGGAACACCGCGGCCCCACTCCTTGGCCCAATCGACGTAGGGCCACCAGGAGATCGGACCGAGCAGGCCCGTGTCGTCGACCTGTCGTTCGAACCAGGCAAGGACCGACCTCGTTCCCGGCAGGAATCCGCGCACGTAATCGGGCGCGTCGCGGTGCATCCAGAAGTCGTGCACCATCGCGACCCAGATCGGCGAGAACGTCGGAATGTACTGACCCAGATCGGAGGGGTAGCGGCTGGCGGTGATCCCCTCGGGAATCCGCGAGAAGTCGAAGTGCTCGATGGCCTGGCGCACGAGGCGGTCGTCGTTGCTCATGTAGAGCGTGATCAGCGCCTGGATGCGCGTGTCCCCGACGTACTGCAGTTGTTCGTAGTACGGCGTGTCGAAGTAGGTTTCCCAGGCGCAGAGCCGGGCGCCGCGCCAGTTGATCGCCCACATGTCGGCAAGCCAGGCGAGATCGCTGGAGAACTGGGCTGCCAGCTCGAACGGATAGCCCACGAAGATGCCGTGCAGGTCGTGGACACGGAGAGGCTCTTCCCCCGTTGTGATCTCGAGCTGCACATAGCGGTAGGTCCTGAACCACAGTGTCTGGAATCGACGACGATTCCCACCGTCGGGTCGGAACTCGTCACGAACGCCGGCGATCGTCTTGCCCTCGATCCCGTTTCGGTTCCCCTTGTTGCCTTTCGCGTCCTTGAGGGCCTCGGCGTACACGAGCGCGACGGTACTGCCGGCGCCGCCGCTCGTCTCGAGCACCGGGAACGCGTTGGTCAGGTGTCCCTGGTCCAGCAGGAGCACTGCCCGCGACCGTGACGGCACGATCAGTTCGCTCTTGCCCTGCAGGAAGCCGGCATTGGCCTGGACGCCCTCGGTTCGGCGCACGCTGGCGAACTGGACCGGGGACTCCTCCATCGGGGGAATCGAGCGTGGCACGAGTTGCCAGCCGCCTGCCTCGCCGAAGGGGTTCCCGGCTCGGAGTTGGGTGCGCCTGGCGCGCGCGCCTCTGCCGGCTTGCGCCGCCACCCAGTCATCCTGAGGGTAGTCGGGGTGTTCCCATCCCCACGGATAACGCCGTGCGTCGATGGCCTCGCCCGGCGGTGCCGCGTAGTAGCCGCCGATCGCAGGGCCTGGCACCGGGATCCACGTGTAACCCTCGTTGCGCAGGACCTTCCACTCGGGGCCTGAGTTCACGATGGCCTCGCGTGGGCTGTTCCCCTGCAACAGGAAAGCGGTCTGGCGACTGAACTGGGCGACAGGTTTCTCGTCGCCCCAGTTCCATACGACGGCGGCGAGGACATTGCGGCCCGCTCGAAGTCGTGGCGCCAGGTCCACGGTCTCGTAACGCCAGTGCATCAGGTCGGAACGTTGCGGTCCCGACGACACGGGTTCGCCGTTCACGAACAAGCGGTAGCGGTTGTCGGCAGACACGTGGACCACGAAGGTCGACGGCCTGGCGTCGAGTTCGAACACCCGGCGGAAGTGGAAGACGCCGAACTCGTTGCCGGCTGCGCCTGGCGGGAAGACCCAGAGTGCGGCCGGCGCCTTGTCGAAGACCTGGGGCGCCTGGAACTGGGCGGCGGCGGTGCCCACCCCCGTGACCAGCCAGCCGACCACGCAGACACAAGACAAGCGTCTCTTCATAGACCCTCGGGCGTGTTTGTCACGACAGGCGCGAAACACTGGACGGCCAGCGGCTGCTCGAACGCCGGCGTGCCGACTCTCCCAAGCGGCGCCCGGGCTCTTATTCGCTGCTTGACGGGAGCGACGGCCTGAAGCATGGGAACGTCGGCGTTGCGGGTAGAGTACGACCATTCGTGGACTGAGAAGGAAGTGACACCGTGTACGCCACGTACCGGAAGGCGCGGCCAGGCGAGTCGCCCACCGACCTCTACATCGCGATGTGGAGTAGTGAGCGCCGGCGTAGAGGCGCGACGCGGCTTTGATGCGCGGCTCTTGGCGCTCCGCTCGTCCCACGGCGTGTGTCCGGTGGCGTGCCGGCGGCCTCCGCGTCATGATCGTGCGATGAAGTCGCGGGTGCATCCCACCTACACGACGCGCTATCGAGTGGGATATTGGCGGGCGAGCGCGCGCCACGCGCACGTCGTGGTGCCGCCGACCAGGACGGCAAGGGTGTCGCGCTCAGCTAGGGACGGCAGCGCCGATCTAGGCGACTTGTACGACTCTTCTCAGGCAGTCGACCGAACGCAGCCAGCTGGTCACTTGGTTCCAACTGGCGCCGGTCCGCTCCGCCAGACTTCGCCGCAGCGCGCCGTAAGGAACCTGCGAGCGAGTCCCCGTTCGCCTGCGCCTGTCGCGGTCGTGTTGAAGGCTAAGCCGTGTGGACCGGCGAAGGCATGCATGCACTTCTCCAAGGGAAACGGGAACGAAGCGCCGGATTGGTTCGTGAGGGAGAATAGCGCATGCGAGCGAACCGTCCTTGGAGGTCGGCATGGTGAGCGTTGATCTTGGGCGCCGCGGGTTCGTCGAAGCGCTCGCCGGGTTTCCGCTCGCGGGGATGGCGCCAGTCGACCAGACGTCGAGTCCGCCCGTTGTGAAGGTGGCCGCCGGAGCCGGCCGGTTGGACGACATCATCACGCTGCCGGGCGGCGACAGGATTCACGTCAAGGTCGCGACCCAGGAGAGCGGTGGCGCGCTCTTCATGACCGAGCAGCCCATCGAGCGGCGTGGCTCCGGCCCACCAAGGCACTACCACGAAGAGCAGGACGAGTGGTTCTATTGCCTCGCCGGAGAATACGTCGTCGAGATCGGCGAGCAGCGGTTCCGGCTGGGGCCAGGCGATTCGATTCTCGGCCCGCGACGGGTTCCGCATGCGTTTGTCTATGACGGCGCGGGGCCGGGGCGGATCCTCATTGGATTCACACCCGCGGGGCGTATCGAGCAGTTCTTTCGTGAGCTCGAGAAGCGGGGCCAGTACTTCGGCAATGGCTCGCCGGAGGACAAGGAACTAGCGCACCGGCTGTATGGCATCGTGAATGTTGGACCGCCCTTGAAATTGTGAGTGGCGCGCGCTGTGCTTGTCAGCGATCCCATCGATCTTCGTCTCGTTCAGGGCGCTCCATGATCAGGCGCGCCGCGATCACCGACGTGGAAGCACTCGAACGGCGCCAGTGGAAGAAGGTCTCGGACTACCATCGGCAGGCCCGGTGGAGAACGCCTTCTTCCGCTACAAGACCATCATTGGCGACGGCCTTCGCGCCCGTAGCGCCGGTGGTCGAGACGTCGAGGCGAGCCTTGCGTGCCGGGTCCTGAATCGGATGACCGAGCTTGACAGGCCTGAGTCGTGTGCGATCAGTCGGTGACGAGTCGGTGGGTCGGGGGACTGCGGTCCACTCTCGAGCCATGCACCAACGCCGCGATTGACCGCGACGATCTCCCGGCGCAGAATGAACGCGCTCGGTCGGAGCATCCACGTCCGCGGAAAGGGCTGCGCCCACGACCACGATCGATTCGCACATCGCGATCCATCGTCCTCTTTCAGCCTGGTGCGGGCGCAGGCACGTGAAAGGGGATTCCACATGCCCGGCACGTCCGATCCGTACGCCTCCTTCCGGCTCAATCTGGAACAGCAACGTAAGCGCGCGAAGGATCTGCTCCGCGCGGTCCGCGCGGGCGATGCGGCGGCGCGCCGGCGTCTCGCTGACGCTGTCGCACTCCCGGGGCCAGATGCCGCGACGATCAAACTCGCGGATGCACAGTTTGCGATCGCGCGTGAGCTCGGGTTCAGGGCGTGGCGTGACCTCCGAACTCATGTGATGGCGCAGGCCGCTGCGCGTGAGGCGATCACTCAGCCTGGCCCCGCCGTTGACGCCGACATGCCGACGCTGCACGTTCGCTGCGGATCGGACATCAAAGGAGCGCTCGAGGCGGCGAGATTCAGCGGTGACTTCCTCGCCGTGTGGGACTCGTTCCCCGTCGGGCCCGTGACGGACGCACCAGACTGGATTGCACAGCGCGCGCGCTTTCACGCCGATACCGGTACTGTCCGCGATGTAGGTTACGACGCATTTCTCGCGGAGCTCACGGACGCAGACCGTCGGCTCGCGGCATCCGCCAAGAGCTATCCGCGCGTAGTCATCTGGACCGAGCATGACAGCCACGACCAACTCTCGCTCATCCGCTGCCTCGCACATTACGCGCGAACGGGGCCGCCGAGTGTCCTCGAGCTGATCGCAGTAAACCACTTTCCCGGCTCACAGCGTTTCATCGGACTCGGCCAACTCCCGCCCGAAGCGATGTGGCTGCTCTGGAATCGGCGCGAAGTCATCGATGCTGAACGGCTGTCAGTCGGCGCCGCAGCGTGGGCGGCGTTGACATCGGGGGATCCCCGCGCCCTTGCGGCCATCGCTCGCACGCGAACGCCGGCACTGCCGCATCTCGCACCGGCCGTGCATCGCCACCTGCAGGAGCTTCCGTCGTCGGTGAACGGCCTCAGCCTGACGCAATCCTTGCTCTTACAGATATTGGCCAGGGAGCCCGCCAGCGTTGGCGACCTGTGGCGAGTGTCCCAGGGGAAACTGGAGCCGATGCCTTTTCTCGGCGACACGATGTTTCTGCACATCCTCGACCAAATGGCACGTGGCCACCCGGCCGTCTACGAACGGTCGGTGATCGATCCGGCGGGTCCGTTCAGCGATCGCCTTGCCATTACCCAGACTGGCCGTGAGGTGCTCCAGGGCGTGACCGACTGGCTCTCCTTGCGACCTCCCCCACGGTGGCTCGGCGGCGTGCGGATCGATCCGTCAACGCCGAACTGGCGCTGGGACGAGGCTCGACAGGAAGTTACGATGGCGTGAGTAGCGCGACTGCCGGGGATGGACGGTCTTCGCACGTTCCACACGCGCCACCCCGAGTTCAAGCTGGTTGCGCGCACGATTCACGAGGACGATGGATCCGAACAGGAGTGAAGATCAGGCGACCTGGTGCTGTAGACACACGGCATAATGAGCGCGCCGTGACTCGCGCATATCTCATTGGTGCTGTGCTGCTAGCCTCGGCGCTCGCGTCGTTCGCTCAATCTCCAGCCGCGGCGCCGGTCGGCCTGCCCGCAATTGCCGCCTTCGATCGCCTGCCGCTCGTCGAAGACGACGCGCAGTTCCTGTACGCGTCGAGCTATGACCGCACCGGTGGCAACGACGACGGCTTCAAGGGCACGTACTCGGCGCTGGCGTTGGATGCCCGCGGTGAGCATGTGATCTTCGATGCGCGCGGACCGGGTTGCGTGTATACGCTCTGGTTCACAAGCCGCGTGGACGGCTGGGGCGGCCTCGACTGGGGCCGCCTCCGCCTGTACTTCGACGACGAGGAGAGCCCGCGGCTCGACATTGGAGCCGACGAACTATTTGCGGGCAGCCGTCAGCCGTTCGTCGCGCCCTTCGTCTACGGTCCCTTCACGTCGACGGGCGGGCACGTGCTGCAACTGCCGCTGCCTTTCGCCAGGCGGCTGCGCATCACGACCGAGCGCCGGGCCGGGTTCTACAACGTCGCGTACAAGCTGTATGCCGCGGATCGACCGGTCACCTCGTGGACGGGCCGCGAGGATGCGTCGGACGTGGCCAACATGTGGACGCGACCAGGCACGCGGCCCCGTACCTATCCATCGACCGTTCGCCGCGCTGGCGCCGTGCAACTCGCCGCACCGCTCACGCCAGACGGCGCAATGGTGCCGCAGCAGGCCACGCTCGCATCGATCGACGGGCCGGGCGTCATCACCGCACTCACGCTCCAGCCCCTG includes:
- a CDS encoding ATP-binding protein, which produces MPIPRSALIGRHHDPATLRQLLRRDDVRLLTLSGAGGCGKTRLAIEAALDATDAFPGGVSFVGLAGVKDHAGVGSTLADVLGFEGTDDRPMADVLSAHARLTLHRRTLLVLDNLEHLLSAADLIVALLDSTPHLHVLATSRTVLRLYGEHDYRVSPLALPDPARPSTLDALRDVPAIALFLVRAKAADHDFSFTAANASAIAEICCRLDGLPLGIELAAAHITTLPPLVMLARLRNRLDLPQSGYRDVPSRQQTLRNALDWSYDLLAPAEQRLFRRISVFAGGCTLEGVEAVCNAAHDLGVDAMVGVSSLIARSQLRELRQRGEPRFTSLETIREYGLELLAGSGEEAVVRRAHAAYCLVLAEEGHAAITDEERSGWLELCTLERENFRAALAFLIAGDHAEWAQRLGVALHALWDRPDHLSEGRAQLAAILRLGNPQARQSRTWVNAAVYAAGLAAVQGDFESTRALHHAALEVSRVLDDPKGVINGLTGLGFAERGLGNHVAARSWFEQALAASRHMDDAWRIAAALSNLARVLADLEQRSAAAAVLHEAARTFARIDDSNGAGWAFHQLGEIAHHAGDLEEAKEAYERGLALFQRLGHEWGIARCCLDLGYLACEQADRAAASAAFAEALRLLHALQHRRGIIQALEGCALLSVLEDDPVRAVTMAGATAAMRRASNLPSVKTRISKLRDDAVSRAWTRIDERAARCAWDAGALLSLEALVALALDGRRVPGPPPTENSSDRAGVLPPSHDQPGSRHVGRAPAPVTHPVRSRCSRSCRR
- a CDS encoding alpha-L-rhamnosidase C-terminal domain-containing protein; this translates as MSCVCVVGWLVTGVGTAAAQFQAPQVFDKAPAALWVFPPGAAGNEFGVFHFRRVFELDARPSTFVVHVSADNRYRLFVNGEPVSSGPQRSDLMHWRYETVDLAPRLRAGRNVLAAVVWNWGDEKPVAQFSRQTAFLLQGNSPREAIVNSGPEWKVLRNEGYTWIPVPGPAIGGYYAAPPGEAIDARRYPWGWEHPDYPQDDWVAAQAGRGARARRTQLRAGNPFGEAGGWQLVPRSIPPMEESPVQFASVRRTEGVQANAGFLQGKSELIVPSRSRAVLLLDQGHLTNAFPVLETSGGAGSTVALVYAEALKDAKGNKGNRNGIEGKTIAGVRDEFRPDGGNRRRFQTLWFRTYRYVQLEITTGEEPLRVHDLHGIFVGYPFELAAQFSSDLAWLADMWAINWRGARLCAWETYFDTPYYEQLQYVGDTRIQALITLYMSNDDRLVRQAIEHFDFSRIPEGITASRYPSDLGQYIPTFSPIWVAMVHDFWMHRDAPDYVRGFLPGTRSVLAWFERQVDDTGLLGPISWWPYVDWAKEWGRGVPPGGSEGHSTVISLQFVYALDRAAELEQALGVPGLADHYRSLARKVRDAVRQRSWDQAKGLFRDTPGGTTYSQQANVMAVLTDAVAAGDQAALMERVLSDTTLTQSTYYFSYYQFEALRKAGLGDRYVEQLVPWRGMLDLGLTTVPETPEPTRSDSHAWSAHPNYGLLATVVGVRPAEPGFKRVRIEPHLGPLQRVEGRVPHPAGTISVTLARTAGGGLRGEVTLPQGLEGVFAWNGKQIAMRPGRQTVSF
- a CDS encoding cupin domain-containing protein encodes the protein MVSVDLGRRGFVEALAGFPLAGMAPVDQTSSPPVVKVAAGAGRLDDIITLPGGDRIHVKVATQESGGALFMTEQPIERRGSGPPRHYHEEQDEWFYCLAGEYVVEIGEQRFRLGPGDSILGPRRVPHAFVYDGAGPGRILIGFTPAGRIEQFFRELEKRGQYFGNGSPEDKELAHRLYGIVNVGPPLKL
- a CDS encoding DUF1835 domain-containing protein — protein: MPGTSDPYASFRLNLEQQRKRAKDLLRAVRAGDAAARRRLADAVALPGPDAATIKLADAQFAIARELGFRAWRDLRTHVMAQAAAREAITQPGPAVDADMPTLHVRCGSDIKGALEAARFSGDFLAVWDSFPVGPVTDAPDWIAQRARFHADTGTVRDVGYDAFLAELTDADRRLAASAKSYPRVVIWTEHDSHDQLSLIRCLAHYARTGPPSVLELIAVNHFPGSQRFIGLGQLPPEAMWLLWNRREVIDAERLSVGAAAWAALTSGDPRALAAIARTRTPALPHLAPAVHRHLQELPSSVNGLSLTQSLLLQILAREPASVGDLWRVSQGKLEPMPFLGDTMFLHILDQMARGHPAVYERSVIDPAGPFSDRLAITQTGREVLQGVTDWLSLRPPPRWLGGVRIDPSTPNWRWDEARQEVTMA